In a genomic window of Thermodesulfobium sp. 4217-1:
- a CDS encoding MFS transporter, producing the protein MDRTQLDEMLKRTLSKRYFNVILPLFIASVLAFLDRLNLSYAALTMNKALGFSPEVFGFGAGILFWGYVLFEVPGAICAAKWSASKWIVRILVTWSIATSLMIFVKTPIEFYVVRFLIGAAEASFYPVCYAIFFPRWFAPNERARAISIMLTSLLVASIIGSPLAGIIIGTSMFNMVGWQLLFLVEGCLSLLLGIVLWFWLKDWPKDVNWLTAEEKLLFSDLYQHEITAKNKVRKYTLLEGLKDPEVLKLGFIYFMWIVGFWGFGFWLPTVLKSVSGLSNANVSFLVTIPMVLSLIGFLIVGNSSSKSGEKRYHVAVPLFIGAIGLAGTVLTTDPLLNFVFINLAAIGVYSGMGVWWSIPTTFLSEGAAAGAIGLINSIGNIGGWVGPFLIGIVKSYTGSYNLAYLCLALSLIISGLLIYTLPKKRPTDNF; encoded by the coding sequence GTGGACAGAACTCAATTAGATGAGATGTTAAAAAGAACATTGAGCAAAAGGTATTTTAATGTGATTTTGCCATTATTTATTGCTTCTGTATTGGCATTTCTCGATCGCCTCAATCTGAGCTATGCTGCACTGACTATGAACAAGGCGTTAGGCTTTTCACCTGAGGTTTTCGGTTTTGGTGCAGGCATTTTATTTTGGGGATATGTGCTTTTTGAAGTCCCGGGCGCTATATGTGCTGCAAAATGGAGTGCGTCAAAATGGATTGTGAGAATTCTAGTTACGTGGAGCATCGCTACCTCTCTTATGATTTTTGTTAAAACCCCAATAGAGTTTTACGTTGTTCGATTTTTAATAGGAGCTGCTGAGGCAAGCTTTTATCCAGTGTGCTATGCTATTTTTTTCCCAAGATGGTTCGCACCAAATGAAAGGGCCAGAGCAATTTCTATCATGCTTACCTCTCTACTGGTTGCAAGTATTATAGGATCGCCATTAGCTGGCATTATAATTGGGACATCAATGTTTAATATGGTTGGCTGGCAGCTTTTGTTCCTTGTAGAAGGTTGTCTGTCCCTTCTTCTTGGCATAGTTTTGTGGTTTTGGCTCAAAGATTGGCCTAAAGATGTGAATTGGCTAACAGCTGAAGAAAAACTTCTATTTTCTGACCTTTATCAGCATGAGATAACCGCTAAAAACAAAGTAAGGAAATACACATTGTTGGAAGGGCTCAAAGATCCTGAGGTTCTAAAACTTGGTTTTATTTATTTTATGTGGATTGTGGGCTTTTGGGGTTTTGGTTTTTGGCTGCCCACTGTTTTGAAATCGGTTTCAGGCCTGTCTAATGCAAATGTTAGCTTTTTGGTTACAATACCAATGGTGCTTTCTCTAATAGGATTTTTAATTGTTGGCAATTCGTCTTCTAAAAGCGGTGAAAAGAGATATCACGTAGCAGTTCCATTGTTTATAGGAGCTATAGGCTTAGCTGGCACAGTGTTAACAACCGATCCACTTTTGAACTTTGTTTTTATTAACCTTGCTGCAATAGGTGTATACAGTGGAATGGGCGTGTGGTGGTCTATTCCAACTACATTTTTATCTGAGGGCGCAGCTGCTGGGGCAATTGGTTTGATAAACTCTATTGGCAACATAGGTGGGTGGGTTGGACCCTTTTTAATAGGCATTGTGAAGAGTTATACGGGCTCATATAACTTGGCTTATTTGTGCTTGGCACTATCTTTGATTATCTCCGGACTATTGATATATACCTTGCCGAAAAAACGCCCAACTGACAACTTCTAA
- the groES gene encoding co-chaperone GroES: MNLKPLGDRIIVEPVEAEERTLSGIVLPDTAKEKPQEGVVVAVGTGRILDNGTRVALEVKVGDRVVFAKYGGTEIKVDAKDYLILAERDIYAIKG; the protein is encoded by the coding sequence ATGAATCTTAAACCATTGGGCGATCGCATAATTGTTGAGCCTGTGGAAGCTGAGGAGAGGACTTTATCTGGTATAGTTTTGCCAGACACTGCAAAGGAAAAACCACAAGAGGGCGTTGTGGTTGCCGTTGGGACGGGCAGAATTCTTGATAATGGAACAAGGGTAGCCTTGGAAGTAAAAGTAGGAGACAGAGTTGTTTTTGCCAAGTATGGCGGTACAGAGATTAAGGTCGATGCAAAGGATTATTTGATCCTTGCAGAACGCGATATATACGCTATTAAAGGATAA